The following are encoded in a window of Arcobacter arenosus genomic DNA:
- a CDS encoding ABC transporter ATP-binding protein: MIKANNLKKVYRVGELDLTVIDNLSISINEGEFISFIGPSGSGKSTVLNMLGCLDTPTFGDIEINSQDITKLNKTQLANFRGEHIGFIFQSFNLIPVLTVYENIEYPLIMIQNLAEEERKLRVEKLLKEVGMFEHKDKTPDKISGGQMQRVAIARALVTNPKIVFADEPTANLDSKTAHMIIELMKKIQKEHNTTFVFATHDEKIVENVDRLITLVDGNIVEDVYTKRGQHE, from the coding sequence ATGATTAAAGCAAATAATCTTAAAAAGGTCTATAGAGTCGGTGAATTAGACCTTACTGTAATTGATAACTTATCAATTTCTATAAATGAAGGTGAGTTTATCTCATTTATTGGTCCAAGTGGAAGTGGAAAATCTACAGTTCTAAATATGCTTGGTTGTTTAGATACTCCAACTTTTGGAGATATAGAAATAAATTCTCAGGATATTACTAAATTAAATAAAACTCAATTAGCTAATTTTAGAGGTGAACATATAGGTTTTATATTTCAAAGCTTTAATCTTATCCCTGTACTTACTGTTTATGAAAATATTGAATATCCTTTAATTATGATTCAAAATTTAGCAGAAGAAGAAAGAAAGCTTAGAGTTGAAAAGCTATTAAAAGAAGTAGGAATGTTTGAGCATAAGGATAAAACGCCAGATAAAATTTCTGGTGGTCAAATGCAAAGAGTAGCTATTGCAAGGGCTCTTGTAACAAACCCTAAAATTGTTTTTGCAGATGAACCAACAGCAAATTTAGATAGTAAAACTGCTCATATGATTATTGAATTGATGAAAAAGATTCAAAAAGAACATAATACAACTTTTGTATTTGCAACTCATGATGAAAAGATTGTTGAAAATGTTGATAGATTAATCACTTTAGTTGATGGAAATATCGTTGAAGATGTTTATACTAAAAGAGGCCAACATGAATAA